The Streptomyces sp. NBC_00224 genome contains the following window.
ATCCTCCCCAGGTCCCGGTTGGGGCCCGTCGGCCGGGGCTGGAAGACTGGCCCCATGAGCGAGACCACCCCCGAAACCGCCCCCGGCTCCGCCACCCCCGTCGTCCTGGACGTGTGGTGCGAGCTCCAGTGCCCCGACTGCCACGCCGCCCTCGACGACGTCCGCGCCCTGCGGGCCCACTACGGCGACCGGCTCGACATCCGGCTGCGGCACTTCCCGCTGGAGAAGCACAAGCACGCCTACGCCGCCGCCCAGGCCGCCGAGGAAGCGTTCGAGCAGGGCCAGGGCTGGCCGTACGTGGAGGCGGTGCTCGCCCGCACCGGGGAGCTCGGTGAGCGGGGCGAGCGCGTGCTGCTCGACGCCGCGCGGGAACTCGGCCTGGACGCCGAGGAGTTCGACACCGCCCTCATCGACGGCCGGCACCTGCTGATCGTCGACGCCGACCAGGCCGAGGGCAAGGCGATCGGCGTCACCGGCACCCCCACGTACCTCATCGACGGCCAGCGCCTGGACGGCGGCAAGAGCCAGGAGGGCCTGCGCGCCCGCATCCAGGAGATCGCGGACCGGCTGCTGGGCGTCTGAGCCCTAGAGGAGAGCCTTGGCCCGGTTGTACTCCGTCGGCTCGTACCCCAGCGACTCGTACAGCCGCACGGCCGGGGTGTTGTCGGTGAAGACGTGCAGGGCCAGCGTGGACATGCCGTCGGCCAGCGCCGCCCGCTCGGCCAGCAGCATCAGGGCCCGGCCGTGGCCCCGGCCCCGGTGCTCCTCGGCGACCGCCACGTCGTAGACGTACGCGGCGGGCCCCGTCTCCAGCTCCTTGCGGGCGACCCAGACGTGTCCGACCACGGCGTCGCCGCTGACCAGCACCTCCAGGTGGACGCCGGGCGTCGCCAGGCCGTGGGGCAGCTGGTCGCGGTGGTCGGCCTCGGACTTGGCGCGGGCCTGGTCGGCCGGGACGCCCCGGGCGATCCAGCTGCGGGCGTAGTTCTCCTGCTCGTCGTGGTGCCAGACGGTGTACTCGGCCTCGGTCATCGGGCGCCCGGTGACCGAGGCGGGCAGGGCGGGCGGCTCGGCGGGCAGCCGCTTGACCATGTTGCGGCTGCGTTCGGTATAGCCGAGCGCGTCGGCCATTCGCAGGGCCGCGAGGGCGTCCGCGGGCACCGCCGCGCGCACCTGGGTGCAGCCCCAGCCGCGCAGCACCTCCTCGGCGGCGAGCGCGGCGACGGTCCCCCGGCCGCGGCCCCGGTCGGGCCCGTCGATGCGCAGCCCTCTGATCACCCCCATGGCGGGGCCGAACGCCGCGTCGGTGGCGACGGTGATGGTGCCGACGCGTCTGCT
Protein-coding sequences here:
- a CDS encoding DsbA family protein, with translation MSETTPETAPGSATPVVLDVWCELQCPDCHAALDDVRALRAHYGDRLDIRLRHFPLEKHKHAYAAAQAAEEAFEQGQGWPYVEAVLARTGELGERGERVLLDAARELGLDAEEFDTALIDGRHLLIVDADQAEGKAIGVTGTPTYLIDGQRLDGGKSQEGLRARIQEIADRLLGV
- a CDS encoding GNAT family N-acetyltransferase, with the protein product MTTTIRPTGPLQQGADGAASRTYDVCVNSRRVGTITVATDAAFGPAMGVIRGLRIDGPDRGRGRGTVAALAAEEVLRGWGCTQVRAAVPADALAALRMADALGYTERSRNMVKRLPAEPPALPASVTGRPMTEAEYTVWHHDEQENYARSWIARGVPADQARAKSEADHRDQLPHGLATPGVHLEVLVSGDAVVGHVWVARKELETGPAAYVYDVAVAEEHRGRGHGRALMLLAERAALADGMSTLALHVFTDNTPAVRLYESLGYEPTEYNRAKALL